Proteins from one Rosa chinensis cultivar Old Blush chromosome 7, RchiOBHm-V2, whole genome shotgun sequence genomic window:
- the LOC112176219 gene encoding N-alpha-acetyltransferase 40 isoform X1, which yields MESKGNAPPKIKNKMKRKEILEKKKARDELIKVACAEKDHLSAFHAFRHYQRNGLSACLESGRGDKLSSSLKQYIQNLLKANMEGPYGTEWPVEEKVKRREMVASEARYIFVYEALDASASELLTVSEQERTEAGCVEGRGSMLGFVHFRFVIEEDLPVLYVYELQLEPRVQGKGLGKFLMQLIELIARKNHMGAVVLTVQKANLVAMNFYTSKLRYIISTISPSKVDPWLGTQKSYEILCKSFSNDAKAILEGPGHCEKRQK from the exons ATGGAGTCGAAGGGAAATGCCCCCCCCAAGATTAAGAATAAGATGAAGCGCAAAGAG ATACTTGAGAAGAAGAAGGCTAGGGATGAACTGATAAAGGTAGCTTGTGCGGAGAAAGACCATCTCTCTGCCTTTCATGCCTTTCGCCATTACCAAAGAAACG GCTTGTCTGCATGTCTGGAATCAGGAAGGGGGGACAAGCTGTCATCTTCTCTTAAGCAGTACATTCAAAATCTCCTTAAG GCTAATATGGAGGGGCCATATGGAACCGAGTGGCCAGTGGAAGAGAAGGTGAAGCGTAGGGAGATGGTTGCATCAGAAGCACGTTATATATTTGTCTATGAGGCTTTGGATGCAAGTGCAAGTGAATTGTTGACAGTGTCTGAGCAGGAGAGGACTGAAGCTGGTTGTGTGGAGGGGAGGGGATCCATGCTCGGGTTTGTGCATTTTCGCTTTGTCATAGAGGAAGATTTGCCTGTTCTTTATGTGTATGAGTTACAACTTGAGCCTCGTGTGCAAGGGAAAGGTCTCGGGAAGTTCCTAATGCAACTAATTGAGCTAATTGCTCGCAAG AATCACATGGGTGCTGTTGTTCTAACTGTTCAAAAGGCAAACTTGGTAGCGATGAATTTCTATACAAGTAAGCTGAG ATATATTATCTCAACTATATCACCATCCAAAGTTGATCCATGG TTAGGAACTCAGAAAAGTTATGAAATTCTTTGCAAATCATTCAGTAATGATGCTAAAGCTATATTGGAG GGCCCAGGACATTGTGAGAAGAGACAGAAATGA
- the LOC112176219 gene encoding N-alpha-acetyltransferase 40 isoform X2, producing the protein MRLCSLNNFLFETEVKWLWSFGCLGLSACLESGRGDKLSSSLKQYIQNLLKANMEGPYGTEWPVEEKVKRREMVASEARYIFVYEALDASASELLTVSEQERTEAGCVEGRGSMLGFVHFRFVIEEDLPVLYVYELQLEPRVQGKGLGKFLMQLIELIARKNHMGAVVLTVQKANLVAMNFYTSKLRYIISTISPSKVDPWLGTQKSYEILCKSFSNDAKAILEGPGHCEKRQK; encoded by the exons ATGCGTTTGTGCTCCTTAAACAACTTTTTGTTTGAAACTGAAGTAAAATGGTTGTGGTCATTTGGATGTTTAGGCTTGTCTGCATGTCTGGAATCAGGAAGGGGGGACAAGCTGTCATCTTCTCTTAAGCAGTACATTCAAAATCTCCTTAAG GCTAATATGGAGGGGCCATATGGAACCGAGTGGCCAGTGGAAGAGAAGGTGAAGCGTAGGGAGATGGTTGCATCAGAAGCACGTTATATATTTGTCTATGAGGCTTTGGATGCAAGTGCAAGTGAATTGTTGACAGTGTCTGAGCAGGAGAGGACTGAAGCTGGTTGTGTGGAGGGGAGGGGATCCATGCTCGGGTTTGTGCATTTTCGCTTTGTCATAGAGGAAGATTTGCCTGTTCTTTATGTGTATGAGTTACAACTTGAGCCTCGTGTGCAAGGGAAAGGTCTCGGGAAGTTCCTAATGCAACTAATTGAGCTAATTGCTCGCAAG AATCACATGGGTGCTGTTGTTCTAACTGTTCAAAAGGCAAACTTGGTAGCGATGAATTTCTATACAAGTAAGCTGAG ATATATTATCTCAACTATATCACCATCCAAAGTTGATCCATGG TTAGGAACTCAGAAAAGTTATGAAATTCTTTGCAAATCATTCAGTAATGATGCTAAAGCTATATTGGAG GGCCCAGGACATTGTGAGAAGAGACAGAAATGA
- the LOC112176218 gene encoding monoacylglycerol lipase, giving the protein MSCACVRTAGTERILLEPGIPAKNSNRPKLGFRAAGAEFAFYSPTPAPASALLRARRRRRTTGGGFRTRHVEVSIMATASPPSLLLTSGASGRISALFSLRAMRSLMMLINAFFLLLLLPFRGRKPLSSSEKLSEDENKQRGPVVRVPATIVHWKSSSNSSPPPLDHDVAARRALAKLRVRQDDDQNSVRQFSIFATTRGETLFTQTWTPVSVNIRGVVILMHGLNEHSGRYSGFAKQLNANGFKVYGMDWIGHGGSDGLHAYVPSLDFAVADMKSYIEKVVAENPGLPCFCFGHSTGAAIILKAMLDPKVEACIDGVVLTSPAVGVQPSHPIFVILAPVIAFLMPRYQLSAANKTGIAVSRDPAALAAKYSDPLVYTGAIRVRTGYEILRITSYLQQNLSKMKVPFLVLHGTADTVTDPGATQKLYDEASSTDKTITLYDGLLHDLLFEPEREAISKQIIDWLNHRI; this is encoded by the exons ATGAGCTGTGCCTGTGTGAGAACAGCAGGGACGGAGAGGATATTATTAGAGCCTGGAATCCCTGCTAAGAACAGCAATAGACCTAAATTAGGGTTCAGAGCAGCAGGAGCGGAATTCGCATTCTATTCACCGACTCCGGCACCGGCATCGGCATTGCTGCGAgctaggaggaggaggaggacaacCGGAGGAGGCTTCCGAACGAGGCACGTGGAAGTTTCCATTATGGCGACGGCGTCCCCGCCGTCTCTGCTTTTGACTTCCGGCGCCAGCGGCCGCATAAGCGCCTTGTTCTCGCTCCGAGCAATGCGGAGTCTGATGATGCTGATCAACGCCTTCTTCCTGCTCCTCCTGCTGCCTTTCCGCGGCCGCAAGCCGTTGTCCTCGTCGGAGAAACTGTCCGAGGACGAGAATAAGCAGAGGGGGCCGGTGGTGCGCGTGCCGGCTACCATCGTGCACTGGAAGAGCAGCAGCAACAGCTCGCCGCCCCCCCTCGATCATGACGTGGCGGCCAGGAGAGCGTTGGCGAAGCTGAGAGTCAGACAGGACGATGATCAGAATTCGGTCAGGCAATTTTCGATTTTCGCCACCACCCGAGGGGAAACTCTTTTCACCCAAACCTGGACTCCCGTTTCGGTTAACATCAG GGGTGTTGTCATTCTTATGCATGGCCTGAATGAACACAG TGGCAGATACAGTGGTTTTGCAAAGCAGCTGAATGCTAATGGTTTCAAGGTTTACGGAATGGATTGGATTG GTCATGGTGGGAGTGATGGGCTTCATGCGTATGttccttctcttgattttgcTGTTGCTGATATG AAATCATATATTGAAAAGGTTGTAGCCGAAAATCCTGGCTtaccttgtttttgttttggacaCTCCACAGGTGCAGCCATTATCCTTAAG GCAATGCTTGACCCAAAAGTTGAGGCCTGCATAGATGGTGTGGTGCTTACATCACCTGCAGTTGGGGTTCAGCCTTCGCACCCAATATTTGTG ATACTTGCTCCAGTCATTGCATTTTTGATGCCGAGATATCAACTCAGTGCGGCAAATAAGACAGGCATTGCAGTTTCTCGGGACCCTGCAGCGCTGGCTGCCAAGTATTCAGACCCCTTAGTGTACACTGGAGCCATCCGTGTGAGGACTGGTTATGAAATTCTTCGAATCACATCCTACTTGCAGCAGAATCTTAGCAAGATGAAAGTCCCCTTTCTGGTTCTCCATGGCACAGCTGACACTGTTACTGATCCTGGGGCCACACAGAAACTGTACGACGAAGCCTCCTCAACTGACAAAACCATCACATTGTATGATGGGTTATTGCATGACCTCCTCTTTGAACCAGAACGAGAAGCTATTTCGAAGCAAATAATAGATTGGTTGAATCATAGAATATGA